Below is a genomic region from Zea mays cultivar B73 chromosome 9, Zm-B73-REFERENCE-NAM-5.0, whole genome shotgun sequence.
ttgaactttatgcacctgagataaaacacaactaggcaaactagttagttcatatggtttctgatggacgtcaaacaccaaaatcgattataggaaatggttaatcccatttccctttcaattatcaTCTTTACATCAGCCATGTCACATGACTCACCTTTTTGTGCGGGTCATGCAATGTTTTAGGTTCCTAACCCTAGAtcaaagagagggagagagggaaggGCTTTAAATAGGCCTTTGTGTGGTATTTTGCCTTTCTTTTCATGTAGTCTTGAAACCTTTTTGTCCTTGCCTTCTCCcactggtcatctttcttgagttGTTTTTTTCTTCGTGTCTGTCTTTCCTTCCCTTGTTCACTGCAATGGCTACATCCTTTGCCCTTAATAAGCTTCCTCGAGGGAGAGTGCTATACAAGGAGGGTTAGACAAGGTGCAAGGGCTCCTAGGACGGATCATACCACCGACTTCAAACCATGTCTGTTTGGAGACATCTCCATCGTGGACCCCTTAGGAGTGAGGAGAATACATCATTTTTTTATTCTCATGTAATGGTGGTTCTAAATTTTTcctctttctcatttctttctcCACATCCTTAACTACTACAACCTCTAGGTTAGGCATCTTTTGCCAAACATTGTCCTTGCCATCTCTATGAACACAAGGTTGATATGTGCCTCGCAGTTCGTGTTTCTGAGTGATTATAACATCTTGAATCATGTGGACTAACTGGGGCATGAGTATGTATATGCAACATATCTCTTGGCTTGTGGTGTGTAGTGTGATGTCTAGAGACGGTAGTCGATGGCTAATATGAAGGTCATATGAGTTTGTGCTGAGTGGTGAGAGACGAGCAGTGGGTCTTGACTAGGGAACTAGAAAAGCTAGGTGACTAGATGTGGTGGCTAACACTTGGGGACACCGACGAGTGCAAGGACATGGCGGAGCAGATCATGTTGCCGACATGATTTAGGACCAACAAGGCACATTTCCAGAACGTGGGAGGCACTTATAAAGTATACCTGTAGAGGTTTGGTGATTTATCTTTAAAACCACCAAGTTCTCATGTTTCGGCTGGGTTTGAGCCTTAAAACCCAACGATAAGGTTACAGAAGAAACCATAGACCACCAAGTTCTCATGTTTCGTTGGGTTTGAGCCTTAAAACCCAATGATAAGGTTACAGAAGAAACCAGAGACAACACATGGTGTTATTGCGAAGGGTACGTGAAGGCAAAACAACTTTGTAAAAAATGTGTGGCAGTCAGATTAATGCATCAAGAGTTGGTCGATTTTGACCATATGGCTGAGTGGATAGCTGGCCCATCCGTTCAGCTCTCTCTCTTAGTTGGCTCAGACGCTCAGTTCGTTATACCAAACCAGCGCTTTCTCTTACATGGCTCAGCTCAGTATACCATTTCACAGGTGCTCAGGCAGAGGAAGCAGAATTGGGGAAGTTCGAATCCTTCTAATCACGGTGAACTCACCAGTGCCAAGCAAACAATTACACCATAGCTGGCCAATAAAGAAACAAAAACGAGACATCACGGTGTCAGTAAGTTGAAGTACACAACATATGAGACGAAAGGCAAAAAGCATTGAAGAGAACCCCAAAATTGTTCTTGCTCAAACAAAAATATGCAAGGGTCAGCAAGGTTGTATTGGACTGGGGTAACAGAGTGTATGGAATTCCCATTTACTCGTTTCCGTACACTTAAAACACCAGCTAGCACATCAGGGTTATTAGTAACTGGGACACATTTAGAGAAACTCCGAATGATGGCACCTTTGTTTACAAGAGAGTGGGAGAGCTGACTAGACATCTTTGCACCTAGGAAATACACAGATTCATGCTTTGAGCACTTGAGATCCAAGTTTGAATGATCAGGCATCGGTTTCCAGCTTCTTAGAATGTAAATTGAAGCACATGCACTTATCAATGAGGGCCTCTGACTCGTTACCGTATTCTTTGAACCTGTACTCCTCCAACTTGAAGGCCGAAGGAACCTTCCCTTCACTGTAGCACCGGTTGCACAGGCTGAATGAGTGTTTTGTTTCCTTAAACCGTGACCCAATGATAGGGTACCGGCAGATGGAGCATGTGTGGCTACCATGGCGTATGTGGTCACTCTCTTCGAGCTTCACCAGAGTGCTCAGGATCCCAAATCCCCAATCCGGATCATTGAACATCTCTAAGAATTCCGTGTATGATACCATGGTAGGGTCGGACTCCCCATGCATTTCGAGCATGTCACTAGCCCCATGGGTGGGTATATAAACAGCCCGAAGAAGCTTAACGTAGGTCAATGCATCGCTCCTCCTTATCTGGCCATTGCTTCCTTCGCTAGCAGGACGCCAAAGAAGTGCATCAAAGACGATACGCTTGCGCCTATCCACAGGGCCTGAACAGATTGGAGCAATGATGGCGAAGAACATACCCAGATCAACACGACCAGAACCAGGAGCATCAAGGACAGAGAGAATTCTTTCGTTGATTGCCTTGATGGCACCCTGAAAGGTGTCTGGCTTGAGAAAAGAGAGGAGCCTGCGGAGAATAACCTCAAGAGCTGCTTTGCGTATTGACTTCTCAGGGATGCCAGTGCCTGAGTAAGATACGGGGACATCAGTCTCATTCATCTCTTTTCTAAGAAGCTCCACATCGCAGTGGCCTAGCTTCGTCATCCTCTCGAAGGCCCTTATATCTAGAGCATTGGCCAAATCCTGCCGCAAGGTAGTCTTCCTGCCAACCCTCTTGAACTTGGATGCCTCCACAATAACATAAGTCTGCTCCCCTTGACCATCATTTTTTCCTTTGGAAGGCtttagcttcttcttttgcaatgtCTTCAAATGTGAGATAGCATCATACACTTCCACCCTCTGTGTCATCTTAAACGCCTCCTTGAGTGCCTTCTTAGCCTCCTCGGATTCACCCTGCCCAAGCAAAGCCACTGCCTTGTTTAGCTGCGCACGCCAATGGTTTGGTCGGATGCTCAGCACACGAGTATACATCTCTGCAGCCCGTACGAAGCGGCCAGCATCCATGTTCAATCCACCAAGATTGTACAAGGCATCAACATGGCCAGGTTTGAGATCAATTGCTGTCTGAAACTCCTGGATAGCACGGTCATCCTCCCCTACTGCATGCAGGGCCGACCCAAGGTCACAGTGCGCATCAGCATAGTCTTCCTTCAGGAAGATGGCCTCCTCCAGTGCCTTCTCAGCAGCTCGGTACTCCCCAACGCCAAAGAGAGCGCTCCCCAGGAGCTTGAGTGCCCTGGCATGAGATGGGCACAATATGGCGGCTTCTCGGTAATGCTCACAGGCACCAAGTACCATCCCTTCGGCCTCCATGGCAATACCAAGGTTGACATGGATCTGCGGGAGGATGTCCGCGGACTGTGAGCCACCAGCCTCCGCGGCTTCAAGGGCAAGAAGGTACTCCTCCTTGGCTTCAGCATAGCGACCGAGGCCGTACAGGCAGTTCCCCGCGCGGAAGTGGGGACGGACGTCAGTGGGCTGCAGCTCACAGGCGCGGCGGAAGCTGGCTAGGGCGTCTCGGAAGAGGCGGTGCTCGGAAAGCGCCCGCCCGATGATCATGTGGTTGTCGAAGGCCTCCTCACGCGAGCGGGATGCGTCGGCGCGCGTGCGGAGCACGGCGAGTTCCTTGACGAAGGTGAGGTAGTCGCGGCTCGTCTCGTCCCACGGGGCGCTGGTGGATGCCGAATCCGCCGCGCCGGAGATCTCCCTGGACCACCCGGCCTCGGAGAAGGAGTCGAAGTTGCTGTTGCCGGCGCCGCCGCTCCCGTCGATGGAGCCCTTCCGCACCTGCTTTGAGCGGAGGCGCTTGACGAGTAtctccaggtcgtcgaggagcccCCAGGAGGAGTCGAAGGCGATGCCGTGGTTGGGC
It encodes:
- the LOC103639327 gene encoding uncharacterized TPR repeat-containing protein, giving the protein MALSASAASTGRGSRAEKVRRIFERFDTNGDGGLDRNEMAALVVAVNPRVKFSEDQISAILDEVFRTYAEFILPDGSGLSLSGLLRTYNDGAGDVDRDFVALSLPTVHSDASSPDIAAGDAAAHSSPPSASAASLLDDHAMPLGGGGVPTPATASSRATAAAPAWAGSPNHGIAFDSSWGLLDDLEILVKRLRSKQVRKGSIDGSGGAGNSNFDSFSEAGWSREISGAADSASTSAPWDETSRDYLTFVKELAVLRTRADASRSREEAFDNHMIIGRALSEHRLFRDALASFRRACELQPTDVRPHFRAGNCLYGLGRYAEAKEEYLLALEAAEAGGSQSADILPQIHVNLGIAMEAEGMVLGACEHYREAAILCPSHARALKLLGSALFGVGEYRAAEKALEEAIFLKEDYADAHCDLGSALHAVGEDDRAIQEFQTAIDLKPGHVDALYNLGGLNMDAGRFVRAAEMYTRVLSIRPNHWRAQLNKAVALLGQGESEEAKKALKEAFKMTQRVEVYDAISHLKTLQKKKLKPSKGKNDGQGEQTYVIVEASKFKRVGRKTTLRQDLANALDIRAFERMTKLGHCDVELLRKEMNETDVPVSYSGTGIPEKSIRKAALEVILRRLLSFLKPDTFQGAIKAINERILSVLDAPGSGRVDLGMFFAIIAPICSGPVDRRKRIVFDALLWRPASEGSNGQIRRSDALTYVKLLRAVYIPTHGASDMLEMHGESDPTMVSYTEFLEMFNDPDWGFGILSTLVKLEESDHIRHGSHTCSICRYPIIGSRFKETKHSFSLCNRCYSEGKVPSAFKLEEYRFKEYAMV